From Armatimonadota bacterium:
CGCGAAGTCGAGAAAGGCACCGAGCAAAGCGCCGCCGCAAAAACCGCGCTTACTGCCATTGTGCAGTCGGTTGGTGATGTCCACGAATCCGCTTCTGGGTTCAAGCGCAGCCTCGAATCCACGATCGGTCAGACCAGCATCGTCAAGAACGCGCTCCTGGTTTCCAGCGAGGTGAGCAGCGAAGGCGCGGCCAATTCTCAGCAATTGAGCGCTGTGAGCGAAGAGATTTGCGCTTCGGCCCAAGTCGTCACCGGCTACCTGGACAGTCAGAAGAGCGAATTCCTCAACATCGAATCTGCTTCACAGAACCTGGCTGATCAGGCGAAGGTTCTCCGAGAATCCGTTTCTGTCTTCCAATTGAGTACCGACGAAGAGACGCCCAAACTTAGAGCGGCTTAATCCCGTCACAAGCACAGCAATTGCCCGCTCTTCCAATCCCGATGGAAGGCGGGCCTTTTTTCTGCTTGGATCAAGGCACTGGATTGTGGAGGTCGATCATACTGGATTTGGCCCCTCATGATCATCCGTCCTGGCGCACCCTCAGACCAGCAAGCTTTCTCCGAAATCAAATGCGCTGCTTGGCGCAAGGCTTATGCGCACATCTTGCCTGCCTCGATCTTGGATGGTCTGGATTCGCAGGACTTCGGGAAGCAGTGGACGGTGATGATGGACGATCACCACGCGCATGTGGCTGAGATCGACGGTCTGGTTGTAGGCTACGCCACTCTAGGCCCGAACCGTTATCCTGATCATCCGCCGAAGTTTGAGCTTTGGTCGCTTTACGTCCACCCCGACTTTGCCGGAAAGGGCGTTGGCTTCAATTTGGTCCAGCACATGTCCGGCATTGCGCTTTGGCACGGTAGCGCGGGGATGATCATTGCTTCTTTTGAGCAGAATCATGCCGCCCGGAAATTCTATTCCGAGCGGTGCGCCGGGCGACTGGTCGGGAGCGGCACCTATCCGATTGACGAGGTGGATTATCCCGACGTGGTCTATCAAGTTGATGCGGACTTCGATTCGCTGGAAGCTGGCAGCGCCCTGACGGTGACCCAAGCCGCCGAGCAAACAGACTTCCCCGCGATCACCGACTTTCTGCATCGGTGCTATGAGCGCAATGCGGCTGCGGGATTGCGGTTCAATGCGACGCACCAAACTCCGGAGACAACCCAAAGAAGGTTGCTCGCTGGAGAAGGCCTGTTGGTGAATTTGAGCGGTCGGCTTGCCGCCACCGTAACCTTGGAGAGTCCGGACAAGGAGTGTTACGGTACGTTCTGCCCGAATGAACCGTATTGCGAACTCACCCAGTTTGCTGTCGCTCCAGAATTGCGCCAATTGGGTTTGGGAAGATGGATCGAGCAACGATTGTGCCGTCGAGCGCGTGAGCTGGACAGGAGTTGGATCGCGCTGGATACCGCTGTCGAAGCGACTGGATTAATCACCCTCTACCAATCGTGGGGATACGAGGTTGTTGGGGAGATTGACTATCGGCCTGGAACGAATTATCTCAGCGTCGTGATGGCTAAGAAGGTGTAAAAAATCCCCTGCGCCAAATCTGGCACAGGGGATTTCTGTTCAAGTATTGATTACTTGCTGGACTTTCGCTTTCGTGCGAGAGCAGCCAAACCAAGACCGAGAGCAATCATCGAACCTGGTTCTGGAACTGCGCTGAATGCCAGGTCGTCCACGGCCAATCCGTCATCTGCACCAGTTCGGTCGAAGTCGGTCCATCGCATCACCAACTCATCGTTGTTTGCCCAGTTGAGGCCAGTCACGGTGTAAGTGATGAATCGTCGGTTATCGGCTGCGTTTCCGTCCAAACCGGATTGCGCGGAACCGGTCTTCAACGAAACGAAGTCAAGATTGTCTTCGTTGGTCCAGCCAGAGGTGACTGTTACTGGCATCTGGTCTACGTTGAACGTGCCAGCGCTGAAAACTCGGTAGCTGAAGTCGATTCGGTCTGCTGGAATTGGGTTGCCGCTTCCTGCGCCTTGTCGCCACTGCTCGCCCCAATAGGCGAGGGTGAACGAAGTGAGCGTGCCGCCCGAAGTGTTCTTGATTCGAAGGCCGATCGTGTTGCGTGCAGGAACAGTGCTTGCGACGCTACCCGAGTTCAGCATACCAAGAGCTCGATCGGTCGAGTTGATTGTGCCGTAGTTGAAAGTTGCGCCGGATGGGTTAGTAGGGGTTCCGTCCGAAATTCGGATAAAGCGTGTGTCGTAGGTTGGGATGGTGTGAGGTGTTGGAGTGTTGATAACGCCTGCGCCGATCCAGTTTCCGTTAGTTCCGGTAGGAACTGCTGCGCCGACGTTGGTGCCGTTCTCGAACGAGCTGTACCAACCCTGAATGGTCGAGTCGTTGTTCCAAAGCTGACCCGTAACCGCGGTGGTTCCAGTGCTGGAAGTTGGACGTGTGACCGAACCAGTTGTTGCCAACGAGTTGAAGTCTTGGGTGTAAGTGCCACCGGCATAGCTGAACTGTGCCGAAGCGAAAGAAGCGGAAGCCATTGCAATGGCTACGATTAGTGTCTTATTCATCTCTTCCTCTCAAAAGAATCAAATTCCGCGTTCAAAAACCATCCCGCGAATCCAAACCTAATTATACTAAACAGGCTGAAGAAACCAGTAATTTCGAACGCAAAAACTTGTCTAATTAACAGGATTATTGGCACAACCTACTAATTTTACTAGGGTAAAAGTAGCCGATTTAATTCTTCTTCGGTAGAGTTTTCGAGCTGGGCTTTGCTTCGTTCGAGATCTTCGAGGTGAACATTGCGCCGAGCCCGGCGATCTCGGGCCAAAAGGAAGTTGATTTTGTCCTCTCGTGTTTCGCAAATCAGCTTTGGAACGGCGGCTGGCTTGCCATCTCGGATCGCCACCATCGTTACCCGAGCAGTGTTCGTGTGCCGCTCCACGCCTTTGGCCAGATTCGTTGCGTAAACGTCGATGGTGACTTCCATACTCGTGCGGCCAGCATAGGCGATGTAACCTTCCATCGTCACCAGATTTCCGACCTCAATCGGTTCGTGAAAATCGACCCGATCAAACGCAGCGGTCACGCAAGTTGTGCCGGCAAATTGCTGGCTAGTCGCGCTCGCAGTGAGGTCGATCATCGCCAAAATCGATCCGCCGAAAACGTTTCCCAGGATGTTCGCGTCATTTGGCGTCATCACCTGCGCCAGCCTCAGCCGGGTTTCGTTGACCGTCTTATCCTTCATGCGTTGGCCACGATCGCTGCAAATTCGGTTGGATCCAGGCTAGCTCCGCCTACCAGTCCGCCGTCGATGTTGGGCTGGGAGAACAGTTCTTTGCTATTGGCTGCTTTGACGCTTCCACCGTAAAGCACCCGGACATCATTGGCTAGATCATCTTCAGGATAATTCTTCGCGACCCAGTCGCGAATGAAACCGCAAATTCGCTCTGCCTCATCACTCGCACAGGTCTTCCCGGTACCGATTGCCCAAACCGGCTCGTAGGCGATCACCAGCGTATGGAGTTCTGCGCCATCGATACCGGCTAACCCCTCATCAAGCTGAGTCTTGATGGCGGACTCAGTTTTCCCCGCTTCTCGCTCGGCAAGGGTTTCCCCAACGCACAAGATCGGATTAATCCCGTGGTACAGCAACGACTTGATCTTGAGGTTGACCGTCTTGTTGGTCTCTGCAAAGTAACCAATCGTGTCTTCTTCGACCTCGAGCTTTCCAAATCTTCCCCGAGTCTCGCTGTGCCCGACGATACAAAACGAAACGCAAAATTCGGTCAGCATTGGCGCGCTGATCGAACCCGTGAATGCCCCATGATCGGCCCAAAATACGTCCTGAGCACCGAGCTGGATATGGGTCGAATTCAGAGCTTCACGGACTTTCGCCAGCAGCGTGAATGGAGGACAAACTGCCACATCCACGTCCTGCTTCATATCCACTTTCTGAACGAAGGAATTGATCAGTGCCAACCCCGTGGATTGGTTCTGATTCATCTTCCAGTTGCCGGCAACGAGGGGTGTTCGTGACATCGGATTTTCTCTTTAACCTTAGCCTACAACGACGGTTGGTTCGACAACGATATCGACCTTTCCGCGGACAGCGTTGGTGACGATGCAGTACGAATCGGCCTTGTGAGCCATCTCTTCGGCGAGCTTGACGGTGGCCTCATCGGCGCCAGCTTCGAGCGTGATGGTTGGTTTGATCACGACTTTGTTGAAGATGAAGGTGGCAGCATTGGGTTGTTCGACCATGCCGACAGCTTTGGTTTCGATGCTCTTGTAGGCGATCTTTCGTGCGCCAGCGACGATGCCAAAAGTGATCGAATAGCACGCAGCAATCGCGCTAGTCAGCAATTCCTCGGGGTTCGTGCCTGCTCCGGCACCACCAAATTCTGGCGGGACGCTCAGCTCGTTGACTTTGCCACTTCGATCGGCCGTGACTTGACCTGCTCCGTCGCGACCTCCGGACCAAACAACTGAAACGGGATATTCGTGAATGCTTGACATATCTGTTTGAAGTATACGAGTTCCCTGCCAGAACGTGCCATGCGATCTCTCTCCTTGTGCGGTACAATAGGGGCTCGTTTGGCGCCGTGCCCAAGTGGTTAAGGGGAAGGTCTGCAAAACCTTTATCCAGCGGTTCGAATCCGCTCGGCGCCTCCAACAATTTCAAATACAACTGTGCCCCGGTTCCAAGTTAGAACCGGGGCACATTTTTGTTTTAGAGGGGCTTCTTATAGAAAACCGTTGCTCTGCCGATTGGCTTCATCGAGATACTCTGCGATGAACTTTTTCAGCTTGGCTTTTTGCTCTTGATCGGACAACTGTTGATTCTCGAAGTAAGGAATGAATCGGTAGAACACGCCGTCAAGCTTGTCTCCGAGCGTCATTTCTTCCATCAAGTAGGCCAGTTTCAATCGGTTCGGATTAGCATAGAATCCGCCAGGACCCTTGTAAAGATAGGCTGCCATCTGACGCCGAGTCTTTTCATTCTGCATCGAAACGATCGTCACCGGAATGTCGCCGCGTGTCTCAGTTTTCACGACGTCCGCTTCGCGCTTTTCGATAAGCCATTTCTGGGCCGAAAAGCAGATGTTCGGATCATGGAAACTGTCTTTCGACCGGCTCGCGATAACAACCGCGTCGTACATATCCCCGTCGAGATTCCATTGCCGCGCCACGATCCCCAACGGGGCGAGCACGTCATAGGTCATCTTGTCCATTCGGTAAGTTGCCCGGCCATCTCGTTGATCGTACAACTTGCCACTCACATTCTCAGGAGTGATCTCTTCCAGCTGTGCTTCGCTGATACCGGCACGGTTTGGCTTTGGCATCAGGTTGATGACCGCTGCCAGGAATACCATGACTCCGCAGAAGATATAGATTCGTTGGTTTAGTCTTCCCATCCAAGTAACCTCATGAGTTTGAAAAGTAAGAAGAAGCAAATCAGAAGGGTGATATAGCCGCTGTAATCATGGAACTGGTGGCCGGCTTCGGCGCCATATTGATTCCCTACGACTCCGATCAAGGCGATTCGCAATCCGTTGATGAACAAGCAAAGCGGCATGATCGCGATCAGCATGATCATGTTGCCCCACCACTTCAATCCGCCGATCATGATGAAGAACGTTGTGAACGCACTCACCGCGATCAGGAGCTTCAATCCAGAGCATGGAACCCCGACGTCGAGCGTAAACGCTGGCAAGTGGATCGTCGTCGCATCAACCTTTAATGGGTCGAACTGGAACGCTTTGAGCAATCCGTAGGACACGTCGGTCGAAATCTGCTGTAACGGGTTGGTGTAAGTGTCGATGATGTTCGACCAGATTGGCAAAGCGAACAGCAACAGGAACATCGGCAAGGCGAGAATCCTTAGCCACCGCCAACCGCCGATCAAAAGCGTCCCACCGAGCAGCGTGATCACCAACGCGAACGACTGAATCTGAATCTGTTCAATACGAACCCCTGCAAAAAGCACCCAACCGGTGACAAGAAGGACCGGAATCCCAAACCAAGAGCCCTTGGCCGGCACATCCTTGATCTTGTCCCAGTTCTTGTAGACGACGTAGCCCGACATAAACGGAATCAACGCGCCGTGTGAGTAGTATCCATCTCCTTCAAACCAGAGATGAGGCAGGCGACTAAACAGCGAAAAGAACGCTAAACAAAGTGCGCCGAAGATCGCCAGACCAGGAATAAACCCGGGCGACTTGATGATTGCTTGTGCGTCAAAACCAGGAATCCCGGGTCGCTTAGACTCGGGTGAGGGGTTTGCGCCAGGTTCAACTACCGCTTCAGACATAGGCACCTCCAGAAAAAATTAACATCGTTGTTCATTAGAATCTTCGGCAAGTTCTGCACCAATCAACGACATAAACATGAAAAATCATTCCCGATTTTGTAAAGATTCAGGCATTTTTTCATAATATTCGTTCTTTAGATATCTGGCTTTGAACCTAAATTCCCGATACAAATACGAGGGTACCTTTTAGGAATGAAGATTGCAGTGATTGGGACAGGATACGTTGGGCTGGTGACGGGCGTTGTGCTAGCCGACCTCGGGAACGAGGTCATTTGTGTGGATAACAATCCTGAGAAGGTAGCCATGCTCAAACGCGGTGAGTCACCGATCTACGAACCTGGAATCGAAGATGTCCTCACAAGGAATCTCGAGAACGGACGCCTCCAAATCTCTGGCTCAGTCACCGAAGCGACGAAGCAGAGCGATATCGTTTTCATCGCTGTTGGCACCCCACCAAGCGCCGACGGCACCCCGGACATCACCGCTGTTCGCGCCGCGGCAAAGGATATCGCTGCTGGAATCAACAAATACACTGTAGTAGTCAACAAGTCCACCGTTCCTGTCGGAAGCGGTGAATTGGTACGAAATATCCTCATCGAAAACGGCGCAAATCCAGAGCTTTTTGACGTCGTCAGCAACCCAGAATTTCTTCGCGAGGGATCAGCGCTGTGGGACACACACAACCCAGACCGCATCATCATCGGTGCAACCAAGCAAGAGCCTGCTCTCAAACTTGCCGAGCTTTATGCTCCGCTAGAAAAGCCTGTCCTGATCACTGATCTTGCCAGTGCAGAATTGATCAAGTACGGGAGCAACTGCTTCCTCGCACTCAAAATCAGTTTCATCAACGCTATCAGCCGAATCTGCGAAGGATGCGGCGCGAATGTGAGCGACGTTGCAAAGGGGATTGGTTTGGACTCTCGGATTGGGTCGCAATTCCTCGGCGCGGGCCTAGGATGGGGCGGTAGCTGCCTGCCTAAGGACACTGCCGGAATGATCAAAGTTGCCGAGCATTTTGGATACGACTTTGGGCTGCTGAAGGAAGTAGTTGCGATCAACAACACGCAGACCACGCACTTCATGGACCGAGTCGAATCCAAGATTGGTGGGTTTGCAGGAAAGACCATTACGCTGCTTGGACTGGCATTCAAGCCGAACACCGACGATATTCGCGATGCCAAAAGCCTCGTCATGATCGATCACATCTTGGCGCGCGGTGGATCTGTCCGTGCGTACGATCCGGTTGCAGCGGAGAACGTAAAGCGGATTCGCAACGACATCACCTTTGCCACTGATGCCTATGATGCGGCTTCTGGCGCCGATGTCTGTATCTTGGTTACGGAATGGAATGAGTTCAAGCAGCTCAACTTTGCCAAGCTCGGAGAAGGCATGAATTCGAAAGTACTCTTCGACGGTCGCCGACTTTACAATCGCGAACAACTCGCGAAGCACGGCTTCGAGTACTTCACAATTGGCCAAGCTTAGTGCTTGCGCGAATTGAGTACCGTCAGAGCGTAAAGTTTCCAAACCCGAGGGTCGGCTAGGCTCACGTCGCCCCATTTCAGGTTCGACCAAAACTCTTTTGGTCCAGCAAGAAGCGCGTTGCGAAGAGCGACCGTTCGCTTGATGGACTGGATGTGCTTCGGTTCAAGAAATGGACATGAATTCGAGATCCCGTCGATGATCGATTGTTGCCAACTCGTGGTTCTCGAAAGCCCGCCCTCAGTCAGGTGATATCGCGTGCAACATTCTTCGATGTGATAGCCTTGGCCCGCAAAATACGCACACCGGATCAGGAAATCGATATCTTGTAAGCCCTTGAGTTCCGGATTGAAACCGCCCACTTTTTCCCAAGCTTCGCGAGTTGCGCTGATGCCAGAACCTGAGCTCCAGTTCTTGTGCTCCACCATATCTTCCCAACTCCGCCAGCCACTCGGACCAGCTCCATTGAGTCCGCGAAGCTCACCATTGGCCCGAATTCGACGTGATGGATCGATGACAAATGGCGGCTCGAATTGTCGATAGGCTTCAAAATGGGCTTCAATTTTTCTTGGCTTCCATTCGTCATCAGCGTCGACAAGGAAGATGATGTTGCCGGTGGTCTTCTGAAAGGCGGCATTTCGAGCGACGGCGCCCGTCGATTTTGGGATTTCGACCGCGATGGCACCCAGGCTTTGTGCGATTTCGGCAGTGGAATCCGTACAGCCGTCACACCCAACTACAATTTCTAAAGGCTGAATGGTTTGCGCCTTGATGCTATCGATGGTTCGGCGGATAGTCTCGGCAGCATTGTGCGCAGGAATAACCACAGAGGCTTGAAGATCCCTGTGTTTCCGCTCAACAATTCCGTTTAACTCCACCATCACGCATTCTCAACGCAAACGCAACGCGCCACAAAACAGCGCTATAAAACTAGTGTTGCCTAAGTAGAGACACTACTGATGCACTAGAGTTCACCAATCTAGCAATAAATACATCAGACTCTAACAGAGTTACCTGGGACCAACGATTTGAACCTGGTACCCTTCTTGGTATTCAATCATGAGCGAGACCATCCACAACGTCATCATCATCGGTTCTGGCCCCGCCGGCTACACTGCCGCTCTTTATACCTCGCGTGCGAGCCTCGACCCTGTAGTTTTTGCTGGGGTCCAACCCGGCGGTCAGTTGATGATCACCACCGAAGTTGAAAACTATCCTGGGTTCCCGGATGGAGTCATGGGGCCGGAGCTAATGGAGCTGTTCCAGAAGCAGGCGGAGAAATTCGGAGCGGTGGTCCGCCACGAGCACGTGACAAAAGTCGACTTCTCGTCACGACCCTTCAAAGTGTATGTCGGCGATCAAGTTCACCTCGGCTCTACGGTTATTATCTCAACCGGTGCAGCAGCCAAATGGCTCGGTTTGGAAAGCGAAGTCACTTTTGGCGGATTTGGAGTCTCAGCCTGCGCGACATGTGACGGTTTCTTCTTCCGAAACAAGCGCGTGATCGTCGTTGGTGGAGGCGACACCGCAATGGAGGAGGCGAATTATCTGACCCGCCATTGCGAAAAGGTTTATCTCGTACATCGCCGCGACAGCTTCCGCGCCAGCAAGATCATGCAGGATCGCGTCCTCGCCAATCCGAAAGTGGAAGTCATTTACAACTCTGCGATCGAGGAAATCCTAGGCCAAATGGAGCCGTTCAAAAAGGTCACCGGAGTTCGACTTGTGGCGACTGACACCGGCGAAAAAACCGAAATGCCGATCGATGGTGTTTTTATCGCGATTGGTCACAAGCCAAATTCCGAGCTGTTCAACGGCATTTTGGACATGGATGAGACCGGATATCTTTTGCCACTCCCGGGCACGCAAACGAAGACCAAGATTCTTGGTGTCTTCATCGCGGGAGATGTTGCTGACAGTCAGTATCGTCAAGCGGTGAGCGCGGCAGGAACTGGATGCATGGCGGCGATTGATGCCGAACGATTCCTCGAAAGCGAAGGTCACTAAATTTAGAAAGCGATGATCGGAACGGCACTGCTATTGGCAACTCTTGCGATTCAACCGCAAGATTCGCCCGAACGCGTCAAATTTGAGCCCTGGACATTTAGCGCCCCTGGATCGACCGGTGAGGAATTCCTCATCCAAGTGCCAGAAGAAAAAATGGACCAGCCCAAAATTTCGCCAAAGAATAAGTGGCAGTTCAACTGGATCTTCCCAGGTATGGCCAAAGTGCCCGCCGCACCAGAAATTTACACCCTCCGTTTTCGAACCTACGTCCAAGACCGTAGCATGGCCGATGACGTTGGCCCGATCGTCACCCGAATGTTGCTCCAATTGTGGGGATACAACGTCCGCATTCTCAAGCTAGAACACAGCGAGCGGTATTTCCGGCAACTGGTCGATGTGTACCTCTGCACGGAAGGAAAGGCTGGCGGCGAACAACTTTTCGGCGAAGACCCGACGAATGTAGATGCCCAAGGTAGACCTCGAAAATCCAACCAAATATACATCTATAAGCTCGAAACTTTCAAAAATCCATTAGAGCGAGCACGAGAAGTCGCACACGAATACGGCCACGCAGCCCTCCCAGCGATCGGGGGTTACAAAACACCTGAGTATTGGGCGAATGGAAACTTGGGCGAGATGATCTATCTCACTTGGATGCGGAACGAGTTACTTTCTCAGCGCATGCTGACTATTGATACGCTCGGAGCTAAGGTGAACGAACTCGATCAATACGTCGCAACCAAGGTCGATCCACTGATGGTAAAAGCTGCGCAGACGCAACCTTCGGCATCGGTGCTTGGGAAAGATATGAACGCTTTCTTGGGGCTTGCGAGCTTTGTACACCAATGCTTCCCTGCCCGTGTGTTTTATCGATCGCTGCTGCTCTGCGGAACCAACGGCTCCGAATACGGCACAGCGGTCAAGGAAGCTGCTGAAGAACTTCCGGAACTCACTATCAAGGTTCCAAACTCACTCAAAGGCAAACCGATCTGGGTGCCGATCAATTCTGGCAAGATCAAAGGCTACACGCCAATCAAAAAGGTGGCAGGCTGGGCCCAAATCAAACCTAACAGCGCAACCGTCACGATCCTGAATCCATAAACCTAACACGATTTCTTAGGTTTTTGAGTTTTTGACTCTAAGGAGAGTCCCATGACTGCCGATAACAATACTGATAGCCCATATCAGAGGCTAAATCGAGGCAAACGTTGTCGGACATCCTGTCACAAGCAGAAATTGAAGCACTATTAAACTCCTTGCAAGAGGAGCAGTCGGTCACGGCTACAGATCCGGCCGTGCCAGTTGCTGGCAACAACTTGTCTTCCATCTCGGCGCAATCCGCAAAGCGGCACAACAAGCCGTCGATTGCGTACGAAGTTTATGATTTCCGCCGTCCAGATAAGTTCAGCAAGGAACAGCTTCGGACCCTGCAGATGTTGCACGAGACCTTTGCTCGTCATGCAGCAACTGGCTTGAGCGCTTACCTGCGGTCTCCGGTCCAGATTGACCTGATCAGCTTGGAACAAGTCCCGTACGAAGACTATCTGCGAGGCATCAACCAATCCGTCTTCACCGTGATGAGCCTTCCACCGCTCACCGGTCAAGCAGTGCTGGAAGTCGAATTCAATCTGGTCTTCTCAATGATCGACCGGTTGCTCGGTGGACCAGGTCGCGCAATCAATCGAGCGGTTTTGACCGACATCGAGCGCCCGTTGGTGAAGCAGATGATTGAGCGATTCTTCGCCGCCCTCAAAACGGCATGGGAAGGAATCGTCATCGTCAATCCCGGCATCGAGCAGATCGAAACCACCAGCCAGTTTGTACAAATCGCACCACCTAACGACGTGGTGGTCACCATTCTTTTCGAAGTCAAAATCGGCTCGATGCGTGGAGCAATGTCGATTTGTGTTCCGTACCTGGTGCTCAAGCCAATTACTACAAAGCTCAGCGCTCAAAAGTGGTTTGTGAGCAATCAGCGCAAGCACAGCAACACACATCGCCAAGCTCTTAGCTGGCAAGTGAAGCAAGCTGAAGTCGAATGCTGCGTTCTCCTAGGCAAAACGAAAGTCAATATCCGTGATTTCTTAGGACTCAAGGAAGGCGACGTGATCAAATTACCGGCAGACCGCCGCGACGACCTCCAACTCCTGGTTAGCCAGCAGCCCAAATTTGCGGGCCGAGCGGGCCTGGATGGCAAGAAGGTCATTTTTACAGTTTCCGATTCAATCAAAGACGAATAACCATGGCAAACAACCAAGAAACTCTGTCGAAGCTCTCAGCGCTTCAAAACTCGATCTGGCAATCCGCCTCAATGACGGTGAGCGAGGCGGCGAATCAGGCGATCAACCTTGGCAACGGGCTAACCTTGCTCTCGCCGGTGACCGAACTGACAACCGAACTGACTCAGCCGTACATGGTGATCCAGTTCGCGTTTGCCGACACCCCAGATAGCGCGCAGATCTTGTTGCTTTCCCAAGAGCACTTCAGCGACTTTGCCGCCTTGACGCTTGACCGCGCCGTTGACGAGGTTGACGAAAGCGTTGTTGCCGAAATGCGGCCAACACTGGAGGCACTGGTTCAAGGTCTTTGCATCGCGGTTGGCAATATTCGAAACGACGCCGTCGTTGCCAGTGGGCTTTCGCTTCGATTCCAGATTTTCACGATGCCTCCGAATTTCCAGGAGCAAAATGAGATTTTCCGAACCAACGTCGGTATCAGCGGCGAAGGACTCAACGGAACGCTGATCTGGTTGATCGATCCTGAATCCGCCGCAATGATCTGTGGAACCGCAGCTGAGGCAGAAGCTATCCCGGCAGCCGCAGACTTCGGTCAAGCCGAATCTCCGTTTGCTGCAGGCCAAGCCTCCGATATGTTCCGGGCCGCTTCGGCGACTCCAGATTCGAACCCTGGCCTTGATCTGCTCATGGATATCCCGCTGGAGATCAGCGTGGAGCTCGGACGAGTCAAGATGCAGGTTCGAGAAGTTGTGGACCTCGGCGCCGGAAGCATTGTCGAAATCGACAAAGCTGCGGGCGAGCCAGTGGACGTTCTAGTCAACGGTCGACTTGTCGCCAAGGGCGAAGTTGTCGTGATCGAAGACAATTTTGGCGTCCGAATCACCGAAATTCTTTCGCAAGCCGATCGCTTGCAACGCTTGAACGAGGCAGCATAACTTGAAACGTCTGCCATCAATCCTGCTCATATTGGGATCACAAGTTGCGTCCGCACAATCGTCCTTCGAGGGGATGAAGCAAGACGTGCTTGGAGAAAAAGTGCCGGCCCAGTCCACCAATGGACTGATGCCACTGCTTCAACTCGGATTGATCGTCGGCGTACT
This genomic window contains:
- the fliN gene encoding flagellar motor switch protein FliN; amino-acid sequence: MANNQETLSKLSALQNSIWQSASMTVSEAANQAINLGNGLTLLSPVTELTTELTQPYMVIQFAFADTPDSAQILLLSQEHFSDFAALTLDRAVDEVDESVVAEMRPTLEALVQGLCIAVGNIRNDAVVASGLSLRFQIFTMPPNFQEQNEIFRTNVGISGEGLNGTLIWLIDPESAAMICGTAAEAEAIPAAADFGQAESPFAAGQASDMFRAASATPDSNPGLDLLMDIPLEISVELGRVKMQVREVVDLGAGSIVEIDKAAGEPVDVLVNGRLVAKGEVVVIEDNFGVRITEILSQADRLQRLNEAA
- the fliM gene encoding flagellar motor switch protein FliM; its protein translation is MSDILSQAEIEALLNSLQEEQSVTATDPAVPVAGNNLSSISAQSAKRHNKPSIAYEVYDFRRPDKFSKEQLRTLQMLHETFARHAATGLSAYLRSPVQIDLISLEQVPYEDYLRGINQSVFTVMSLPPLTGQAVLEVEFNLVFSMIDRLLGGPGRAINRAVLTDIERPLVKQMIERFFAALKTAWEGIVIVNPGIEQIETTSQFVQIAPPNDVVVTILFEVKIGSMRGAMSICVPYLVLKPITTKLSAQKWFVSNQRKHSNTHRQALSWQVKQAEVECCVLLGKTKVNIRDFLGLKEGDVIKLPADRRDDLQLLVSQQPKFAGRAGLDGKKVIFTVSDSIKDE
- the trxB gene encoding thioredoxin-disulfide reductase, whose translation is MSETIHNVIIIGSGPAGYTAALYTSRASLDPVVFAGVQPGGQLMITTEVENYPGFPDGVMGPELMELFQKQAEKFGAVVRHEHVTKVDFSSRPFKVYVGDQVHLGSTVIISTGAAAKWLGLESEVTFGGFGVSACATCDGFFFRNKRVIVVGGGDTAMEEANYLTRHCEKVYLVHRRDSFRASKIMQDRVLANPKVEVIYNSAIEEILGQMEPFKKVTGVRLVATDTGEKTEMPIDGVFIAIGHKPNSELFNGILDMDETGYLLPLPGTQTKTKILGVFIAGDVADSQYRQAVSAAGTGCMAAIDAERFLESEGH